The following proteins are encoded in a genomic region of Roseinatronobacter sp. S2:
- a CDS encoding cation:proton antiporter, which translates to MDIITLVAALAALFVVIGISEPLSERARLPFTVILAIVGGILGGIALYLLNSDLSEALNPTVRRLLEQPIRANVFLYVLLPTLLFQVALMVNARRMLDDWVPILVMAVMAVVVATVVIGYALKPFTTLPLVACLLIGAIVSTTDPSAVVSIFRNIAAPQRLTRIVEGESLLNDAAAIALFGFFITFVMLGVPDPTLQQALVAFPWLIAGGVGIGWVFARVTVSLMALIPTFPRAQVSVSVALPYLTYIVAEQVASASGVIAVVVSGLTLNLLGPGRLTPASYNYLREVWDVLAYWAGALIFILAALLIPRLMGDVRPNDVFLIGVIVVAAFVARAVILFGMLPVLSVLKLSPRVDRPYRVAILWGGLRGAVTLALALAVTESALVPPAIKREVGILATGFTLFTLLVQGTTLRWVIGRLGLDRLPALDTALSNQVIAVALQNVREAVADTTRDYRLPKEVIRSEAKRFAARLDIAVDLAENAQAIPDRDRITLGLIALAGRERDLIIDNFRQQLFSARLVEQMLTDVDRLIERTRQGGRYEYRAAGRMALGYGAWYRVAVWLHSRLKWSWLLETMTADRFEILLNQRLVLGQLHGFLDNKIRRIHGRRVADLLHELLRRREEETENAIEGLRLQYPGYAEEMERRFIRRTSLRLEEREYETLFSDGLISRELYTTLRNRANTARTKVEARPHLDFALQKSAFVRSFPLFKDMTDEQRQILSRALTTRYVEPGAVLIRKGQVANCVYFIASGAVEVERKGQKARLGRGEFFGHIGMLAREPRKAMVSAISHSTLLELDEARFRRMLSRNKTLLQAVSESAAKRGVDLDLSIFGTTPTQTGRG; encoded by the coding sequence ATGGACATTATTACCCTTGTTGCAGCGCTTGCAGCGCTTTTCGTTGTTATCGGCATTTCCGAACCTTTGTCTGAACGGGCAAGGCTGCCTTTTACTGTGATTTTGGCCATCGTTGGCGGTATTCTGGGCGGTATCGCGCTGTATTTGCTGAATTCCGACCTGAGCGAGGCACTGAACCCGACCGTCAGGCGTTTGCTGGAGCAGCCGATACGCGCGAATGTATTTTTGTATGTTCTGCTGCCGACATTGCTGTTTCAGGTCGCACTTATGGTGAATGCGCGGCGGATGCTGGATGACTGGGTGCCCATTCTGGTCATGGCGGTGATGGCTGTGGTCGTGGCAACGGTGGTGATCGGCTACGCGCTCAAGCCCTTTACCACGCTGCCTTTGGTCGCGTGTCTGCTGATCGGCGCGATTGTGTCCACCACTGATCCGTCTGCGGTTGTAAGTATTTTCCGCAACATCGCGGCCCCCCAACGCCTGACCCGCATTGTCGAGGGTGAAAGCCTGTTGAATGACGCAGCCGCGATTGCGCTGTTTGGTTTCTTCATCACCTTTGTCATGCTGGGCGTGCCGGACCCGACCTTGCAACAGGCACTTGTTGCCTTTCCGTGGTTGATCGCGGGCGGGGTGGGCATCGGCTGGGTATTCGCGCGCGTAACCGTGTCCCTGATGGCGCTGATCCCGACATTTCCGCGCGCGCAGGTGTCTGTCAGTGTGGCGCTGCCCTATCTGACTTATATCGTTGCGGAACAGGTTGCCTCTGCGTCGGGGGTGATTGCGGTTGTGGTGTCGGGGCTGACCCTGAACCTGCTGGGACCGGGGCGGTTGACCCCTGCCAGTTACAACTATCTGCGCGAAGTCTGGGACGTGCTGGCCTATTGGGCGGGCGCGCTGATCTTTATTCTGGCGGCCTTGCTGATCCCGCGGCTTATGGGTGATGTGCGCCCCAATGATGTGTTCCTGATCGGGGTCATTGTTGTTGCGGCTTTTGTGGCGCGCGCCGTGATCTTGTTTGGCATGCTGCCTGTGCTGTCGGTGCTGAAACTGTCCCCGCGCGTGGACCGCCCTTACCGCGTGGCCATACTGTGGGGCGGGTTGCGCGGGGCGGTCACACTGGCGCTGGCGCTGGCGGTGACCGAAAGTGCGCTGGTCCCGCCCGCAATCAAGCGCGAGGTGGGCATTCTGGCCACGGGCTTTACCCTGTTCACGTTGCTGGTGCAGGGGACAACGCTGCGTTGGGTCATCGGCCGGTTGGGGCTGGACAGATTGCCCGCACTGGACACCGCGCTGTCCAATCAGGTTATTGCGGTCGCGTTGCAGAATGTGCGCGAAGCGGTGGCCGATACGACCCGCGATTACCGCCTGCCCAAAGAGGTTATTCGTTCAGAGGCCAAGCGCTTTGCCGCGCGGCTGGATATTGCCGTGGATCTGGCGGAAAACGCGCAGGCCATTCCCGACCGTGACCGTATTACGCTGGGGCTGATTGCATTGGCGGGGCGTGAACGCGATCTGATTATCGACAATTTCCGCCAGCAGTTGTTTTCGGCCCGTCTGGTGGAACAGATGCTGACAGATGTGGACCGCCTGATTGAACGCACACGGCAGGGCGGGCGCTATGAATACCGTGCCGCAGGCCGGATGGCGCTGGGCTATGGCGCGTGGTATCGGGTGGCCGTGTGGTTGCACAGCCGCCTGAAATGGTCATGGCTGCTGGAAACCATGACAGCAGACCGGTTCGAGATTTTGCTGAACCAGCGGCTGGTTCTGGGACAGTTGCACGGGTTTCTGGACAACAAGATCAGGCGCATCCATGGCCGCCGCGTGGCCGACCTGTTGCACGAACTTCTGCGCCGCCGCGAAGAGGAAACAGAAAACGCCATTGAAGGGCTGCGGCTGCAATACCCCGGCTATGCCGAAGAAATGGAACGCAGGTTCATTCGCCGGACCAGTTTGCGGCTGGAAGAACGCGAATATGAAACGCTGTTCAGTGACGGTTTGATCAGCCGCGAATTATACACCACCCTGCGCAACCGCGCCAACACGGCCCGCACCAAGGTAGAGGCCCGCCCGCATCTGGACTTTGCATTGCAGAAAAGTGCATTCGTGCGCAGCTTCCCCTTGTTCAAGGACATGACGGATGAGCAACGCCAGATCCTCTCTCGCGCTTTGACCACGCGCTATGTCGAACCGGGCGCTGTGCTGATACGCAAGGGGCAGGTGGCGAACTGCGTGTACTTCATTGCCTCCGGCGCGGTAGAGGTGGAACGCAAGGGCCAGAAAGCGCGTTTGGGCCGTGGCGAATTTTTCGGCCATATCGGGATGCTTGCACGCGAGCCGCGCAAGGCCATGGTCAGTGCCATCAGCCATTCCACACTTCTTGAACTGGATGAAGCACGTTTTCGCCGGATGCTGTCGCGCAACAAGACCTTGTTGCAGGCCGTGTCGGAAAGTGCGGCCAAGCGCGGCGTGGATCTGGACCTGAGCATCTTTGGCACCACACCAACCCAGACAGGGCGCGGCTGA
- a CDS encoding N-formylglutamate amidohydrolase, with translation MNAFNFFPARMATSAVVFASPHSGREYAPEFLKASVLDELVLRSSEDAYVDLFLKGAPDVGAPVLLGGVPRAFVDYNRAVTELDPALIADIPKSMLNPRIMSGLGVIPRVVAGSRAIYAGKITRSEAEARLTRFWHPYHDKLTVLMDQQRRRFGRAILFDMHSMPRDATNHDRRFAGKRPDIVLGDRFGAACSGDISDKVAAVFTAAGFRVARNAPFAGAYIAQRYGTPSTGQHVVQIEIDRGLYLNEASVTPNANFDHFANVMGGIVQELADIGRARDQTVALAAE, from the coding sequence ATGAACGCATTTAATTTTTTTCCTGCGCGTATGGCGACAAGTGCGGTGGTTTTCGCCTCTCCGCACAGTGGACGGGAGTATGCGCCCGAGTTCCTGAAGGCGTCCGTTCTGGACGAACTCGTGCTTCGCTCGTCCGAGGATGCCTATGTCGATCTGTTCCTGAAAGGCGCGCCAGATGTCGGGGCACCCGTGCTGCTGGGCGGCGTGCCGCGCGCATTCGTGGATTATAACCGTGCGGTCACAGAACTGGACCCGGCGCTGATTGCCGATATTCCCAAATCCATGCTGAACCCCCGCATCATGTCTGGTCTGGGGGTGATTCCCCGTGTTGTTGCGGGATCGCGCGCCATCTATGCAGGCAAGATCACCCGATCAGAGGCCGAGGCCCGCCTAACGCGTTTCTGGCATCCCTATCATGACAAGCTGACCGTGCTGATGGACCAGCAACGCCGGCGTTTCGGCAGGGCGATTCTGTTCGATATGCATTCAATGCCCCGCGATGCCACCAATCACGACCGCAGATTCGCGGGCAAACGCCCTGACATCGTGCTTGGCGACCGCTTCGGGGCAGCATGTTCAGGGGATATCAGCGACAAGGTGGCCGCAGTGTTCACGGCAGCGGGTTTCCGCGTCGCGCGCAACGCCCCCTTCGCTGGCGCGTATATTGCGCAGCGCTATGGCACCCCGTCGACAGGCCAGCATGTGGTCCAGATCGAAATTGACCGCGGCTTGTATCTGAATGAAGCAAGCGTAACGCCGAATGCCAATTTCGACCATTTCGCCAATGTCATGGGCGGGATCGTTCAGGAACTTGCGGATATTGGTCGCGCGCGCGACCAGACAGTGGCCCTCGCGGCGGAATAG
- the ykgO gene encoding type B 50S ribosomal protein L36 gives MKVRNSLRSLKQRHRDCQIVRRKGRVYVINKTQKKFKARQG, from the coding sequence ATGAAGGTCAGAAACTCGCTCCGGTCGCTCAAGCAGCGCCACCGCGATTGTCAAATCGTGCGCCGCAAGGGCCGTGTCTATGTTATCAACAAGACACAAAAGAAATTTAAGGCACGTCAGGGCTGA
- a CDS encoding flavin reductase family protein, whose translation MNVPISPRPVDVRSQSRYVQQTSGGDTSTDEGTVLEQGFIPDTGNARAFRDALGQFATGVTLVTIASENGPMGFVANSFSGLSLDPPLILWSPARSSSRFAHFATAAHFSVHILRDDAKDWIARFGRHGAGFDGLQHLVTPEGNPVLDGALARFDCALHDTHDGGDHLIVVGRVLRCHSSRGAPLVFSQGSYGSFHQQS comes from the coding sequence GTGAACGTTCCCATATCCCCCAGACCAGTTGATGTCCGGTCCCAAAGTCGATACGTCCAGCAGACATCAGGCGGTGACACATCAACTGACGAGGGCACGGTGCTGGAACAGGGCTTCATACCGGACACAGGTAATGCACGGGCGTTTCGCGACGCGCTGGGCCAGTTTGCCACCGGCGTGACGCTTGTCACCATCGCCAGCGAAAACGGGCCGATGGGGTTTGTCGCAAACAGCTTTTCGGGCCTGTCACTGGACCCTCCGTTGATATTATGGTCACCGGCCCGGTCATCCAGCCGGTTTGCGCATTTTGCGACGGCGGCGCATTTTTCGGTTCATATCCTGCGTGATGATGCGAAAGACTGGATTGCACGCTTTGGCCGTCACGGCGCTGGCTTTGACGGATTGCAACATCTGGTCACGCCCGAAGGCAACCCTGTTCTGGACGGGGCGCTGGCGCGGTTTGATTGCGCCTTGCATGACACCCATGATGGCGGGGATCACCTGATTGTTGTGGGGCGTGTCCTGCGCTGCCACAGCAGCCGTGGTGCCCCGCTTGTGTTCAGCCAAGGCAGCTATGGCAGCTTTCACCAACAATCCTGA
- the infB gene encoding translation initiation factor IF-2: MSDTDGKKPLGLGGKGGQVKQSFSHGRTKSVVVEKKRKRVVVPKPGAAGSTQPSSGATPRPDPARRPAGISDAEMERRLKALAAARSREIEDAAVRAADEQAREEDRQRRRDEAEAREREEREREEALRAKAQEEARAAAEAEIRKERKDAAEAEAAKPAAPTAPEAPLSERARPASTDARKAPKRPDDDRQARAKPREDAGRRSGKLTLKDALSGDGGRQRSMAAMKRKQERARQKAMGQSQSREKVVREVQLPETIVVQELANRMAERVADVVKSLMKMGVMATMNQSIDADTAELLIEEFGHKVVRVSDSDVEQVIHQVEDAPELLQPRPPIITIMGHVDHGKTSLLDALRKTNVVSGEAGGITQHIGAYQVKTESGAVLSFLDTPGHAAFTSMRARGANVTDIVVLVVAADDSVMPQTIEAINHAKAAKVPMIVAINKCDRPAADPNKVRTGLLQHEVVVEAMSGDVQDVEVSAVTGMGLDTLLEAIALQAEILELKANPDRSAMGAVIEAQLDIGRGPVATVLVQNGTLRQGDIFVVGEQWGKVRALVNDKGERVKEAGPSVPVEVLGLNGTPEAGDVLNVVETEAQAREIADYRQQAAKDKRAAAGAATTLEQLMAKAKADKDISELPVLLKADVQGSAEAIVQALEKIGNDEVRVRVLHYGVGAITDTDVGLAEASGAPIIGFNVRANASARQSANQKGVELRYYSIIYDLVDDIKAAASGLLSAEVRENFIGYAEIRDVFKVSGVGKVAGCLVTEGVARRSAGVRLLRDNVVIHEGTLKTLKRFKDEVKEVQSGQECGMAFENYEDVRVKDVIEIFEREEIERTLS; the protein is encoded by the coding sequence ATGAGCGATACTGACGGAAAAAAACCACTCGGACTCGGCGGCAAAGGCGGCCAGGTGAAGCAAAGCTTCAGCCATGGGCGCACCAAATCTGTGGTGGTCGAGAAGAAGCGCAAGCGTGTTGTGGTCCCGAAACCAGGGGCAGCAGGGAGCACACAACCCTCCAGCGGTGCGACACCGCGCCCTGATCCGGCAAGACGCCCTGCCGGCATTTCTGATGCCGAAATGGAACGCCGCCTGAAAGCACTGGCCGCAGCCAGATCCCGCGAGATCGAGGACGCAGCCGTTCGTGCAGCGGACGAACAGGCACGCGAAGAAGATCGACAGCGCCGCCGCGATGAAGCCGAAGCGCGCGAACGCGAAGAACGCGAACGCGAAGAAGCGTTGCGCGCGAAGGCGCAAGAAGAAGCCCGTGCCGCGGCTGAAGCCGAAATTCGCAAAGAGCGCAAGGATGCAGCAGAGGCCGAGGCCGCCAAACCGGCAGCACCGACAGCGCCAGAAGCGCCGCTTTCGGAACGCGCACGTCCTGCATCCACGGACGCGCGCAAGGCCCCCAAACGCCCCGATGATGACCGCCAGGCCCGTGCAAAACCGCGCGAGGATGCTGGCCGTCGTTCCGGCAAGCTGACGCTGAAAGATGCGCTTTCCGGTGATGGTGGGCGTCAACGTTCCATGGCTGCGATGAAACGCAAGCAGGAACGCGCCCGTCAAAAGGCGATGGGCCAGTCGCAAAGCCGCGAAAAAGTTGTGCGCGAAGTGCAACTGCCTGAAACCATTGTGGTTCAGGAACTGGCCAACCGTATGGCCGAACGCGTGGCCGATGTGGTCAAGTCGCTGATGAAAATGGGCGTCATGGCGACCATGAACCAGTCGATTGACGCCGACACCGCCGAATTGCTGATCGAGGAATTCGGCCACAAGGTTGTCCGTGTTTCCGATTCTGATGTCGAGCAAGTCATCCATCAGGTCGAGGATGCGCCGGAATTGCTGCAACCCCGCCCGCCGATCATCACGATCATGGGCCATGTGGACCACGGCAAGACCAGCCTTCTGGATGCGCTTCGCAAAACCAATGTGGTTTCCGGCGAAGCAGGCGGCATTACGCAGCATATCGGGGCCTATCAGGTCAAAACCGAATCAGGCGCAGTGCTCAGCTTTCTGGACACACCGGGCCATGCTGCATTTACCAGCATGCGGGCACGCGGCGCGAATGTGACCGATATTGTGGTGCTGGTTGTGGCCGCCGATGATTCGGTGATGCCGCAAACCATCGAGGCCATCAACCATGCAAAAGCGGCCAAAGTGCCCATGATTGTCGCGATCAACAAATGCGACAGGCCCGCAGCCGACCCCAACAAGGTGCGCACAGGATTGCTGCAACACGAAGTTGTCGTCGAGGCGATGTCGGGCGATGTGCAGGATGTCGAAGTGTCGGCCGTTACCGGCATGGGGCTTGATACCCTGCTGGAAGCGATTGCCCTTCAGGCAGAAATTCTGGAACTGAAGGCAAACCCGGACCGTTCCGCAATGGGTGCCGTGATCGAGGCGCAACTTGATATCGGGCGTGGTCCGGTCGCGACTGTTCTTGTGCAGAATGGCACATTGCGTCAGGGCGACATCTTTGTTGTGGGCGAGCAGTGGGGCAAAGTCCGCGCGCTGGTCAACGACAAGGGCGAACGCGTCAAGGAAGCAGGGCCTTCGGTTCCTGTCGAAGTGCTGGGCCTGAATGGCACCCCCGAAGCGGGCGACGTGCTGAACGTGGTTGAAACCGAAGCGCAGGCGCGTGAAATCGCGGATTACCGCCAGCAAGCCGCCAAGGACAAACGCGCAGCCGCCGGTGCCGCCACCACGCTGGAGCAGCTTATGGCCAAGGCCAAGGCTGACAAGGACATCTCGGAACTGCCGGTGCTGTTGAAAGCCGATGTTCAGGGGTCTGCCGAAGCGATCGTTCAGGCGCTTGAGAAAATCGGCAATGACGAAGTGCGCGTGCGTGTGTTGCATTACGGTGTGGGCGCGATCACCGATACGGATGTCGGGCTTGCCGAAGCATCAGGCGCGCCGATCATCGGGTTCAATGTGCGGGCCAATGCGTCAGCGCGGCAATCTGCCAACCAAAAGGGCGTTGAGCTGCGCTACTACTCGATCATTTATGATCTTGTCGATGACATCAAGGCCGCTGCATCAGGGCTGTTGTCGGCGGAAGTGCGCGAAAACTTCATCGGTTATGCCGAAATCCGGGATGTGTTCAAGGTGTCCGGTGTTGGCAAGGTTGCAGGCTGTCTGGTCACCGAAGGGGTGGCACGGCGTTCGGCGGGCGTGCGCCTGCTGCGCGACAACGTGGTGATTCACGAAGGCACGCTGAAAACCCTCAAGCGCTTCAAGGACGAGGTCAAGGAAGTGCAGTCCGGTCAGGAATGCGGTATGGCCTTCGAGAATTATGAAGATGTCCGCGTGAAAGACGTCATCGAGATTTTCGAGCGTGAAGAAATCGAACGCACGTTAAGCTAA
- a CDS encoding RNA-binding protein, translating into MARGGKKTEQDGPERRCIATGQSQPAAGLIRFVVGPDNQIVPDLAGKLPGRGIWVSSDRDALARAEAKKLFSRAAKQQVSVPDGLVDLVEQLVTKRVLELLSLARKAGFAIAGYEKCRDLALKDQMFVLIQASDGSPRGKTKLRPPDGDDSYIDCLNAQELGFAFGREHVIHAALRSGGLSKAVVQEAARLAGLRQIIGGTTAGEDKTNA; encoded by the coding sequence ATGGCCCGCGGCGGCAAAAAGACGGAACAGGACGGCCCGGAACGGCGGTGTATCGCAACGGGCCAGTCACAACCGGCGGCCGGGCTGATCCGCTTTGTTGTCGGGCCGGACAACCAGATTGTCCCCGATCTGGCTGGCAAGCTGCCCGGTCGTGGGATATGGGTAAGTTCCGATCGCGATGCGCTGGCCCGCGCCGAGGCGAAGAAACTGTTTTCGCGGGCAGCAAAACAGCAGGTCAGCGTGCCCGACGGGCTGGTTGATCTTGTAGAACAGCTGGTGACGAAGCGGGTTCTGGAATTGCTGTCGCTGGCGCGAAAGGCCGGCTTTGCGATCGCCGGATATGAGAAATGCCGCGATCTGGCACTGAAGGACCAGATGTTTGTGTTGATCCAGGCAAGTGACGGATCACCCCGCGGAAAGACGAAATTGCGCCCCCCTGACGGGGACGACAGTTACATAGATTGCCTGAATGCACAGGAATTGGGTTTTGCATTTGGACGGGAACATGTGATACATGCCGCGCTTCGCTCTGGTGGACTGAGCAAAGCTGTTGTACAGGAAGCGGCAAGATTGGCCGGACTGCGCCAGATAATCGGCGGAACGACCGCCGGAGAGGACAAGACGAACGCATGA
- the nusA gene encoding transcription termination factor NusA, with the protein MAITSANQLELLQTADAVAREKMIDPELVVQAMEDSLARAAKSRYGADMDIRVRIDRKTGVATFSRVRTVVADEELENHHAQLTVAQAAPYLDDPKIGDEISDQVPPVELGRIAAQSAKQVILQKVREAERDRQYEEFKDRAGTILNGVVKREEYGNLVIDIGRGEAVLRRNEKIGRESYRNGDRIRCYVKDVRREARGPQIFLSRTAPEFMAELFKMEVPEIYDGIIEIKAVARDPGSRAKIGVISHDSGIDPVGACVGMRGSRVQAVVNELQGEKIDIIPWTEDQATFLVNALQPAEVSKVVIDDDAGKIEVVVPDEQLSLAIGRRGQNVRLASQLTGLDIDIVTESDDSARRQAEFAERTRLFMEELDIDEMMAQLLVAEEFSSLEEVAYVDLDELLAINGFDEDTANELQTRAREKLEAIATAALENARALGVDDSLIGFEGLTPQMVEALAKDGIKTLEDFATCADWELAGGWTTVDGARVKDEGLLEAFDMSLEEAQHLVMTARVMLGWVDPSELEPAEEDADVADTETADEDS; encoded by the coding sequence ATGGCGATCACCTCTGCCAACCAGCTTGAACTTCTGCAAACCGCCGACGCAGTCGCCCGCGAAAAGATGATCGACCCTGAACTGGTCGTTCAGGCGATGGAAGACAGCCTCGCACGGGCGGCCAAGTCGCGCTACGGGGCCGATATGGACATTCGCGTTCGGATCGACCGCAAAACCGGCGTTGCCACATTCAGCCGCGTGCGCACCGTTGTCGCTGATGAAGAACTGGAAAACCACCACGCCCAACTGACCGTCGCGCAGGCAGCGCCCTATCTGGATGACCCCAAGATTGGCGATGAAATCAGCGATCAGGTGCCGCCAGTGGAACTGGGGCGTATTGCGGCACAATCTGCCAAGCAGGTGATCTTGCAAAAGGTCCGCGAAGCAGAACGCGACCGCCAGTATGAAGAATTCAAGGACCGCGCAGGCACCATTCTGAATGGTGTCGTGAAACGCGAAGAATACGGCAATCTGGTCATCGACATTGGCCGTGGCGAAGCTGTGCTGCGCCGCAACGAAAAAATTGGCCGCGAAAGCTACCGCAATGGCGACCGCATCCGCTGCTATGTCAAGGATGTGCGCCGCGAAGCGCGCGGTCCGCAAATTTTCCTGTCGCGCACCGCGCCGGAATTCATGGCCGAATTGTTCAAGATGGAAGTGCCCGAAATTTATGACGGCATCATCGAGATCAAGGCCGTTGCCCGCGACCCCGGTTCGCGCGCCAAAATCGGCGTGATCAGCCACGATTCGGGCATTGACCCTGTGGGCGCCTGCGTCGGCATGCGCGGCAGCCGTGTTCAGGCGGTTGTGAACGAACTTCAGGGCGAGAAGATCGACATCATCCCCTGGACAGAAGATCAGGCGACATTCCTTGTGAACGCGCTGCAACCTGCCGAAGTCAGCAAGGTTGTGATCGACGATGATGCAGGCAAGATCGAAGTCGTTGTCCCTGACGAGCAATTGTCACTGGCAATCGGCCGTCGCGGCCAGAACGTGCGTCTTGCCAGCCAGTTGACCGGCCTTGATATTGATATTGTCACCGAATCTGATGATTCGGCGCGCCGTCAGGCTGAATTTGCCGAACGCACGCGCCTGTTCATGGAAGAACTGGACATTGATGAAATGATGGCCCAGTTGCTGGTTGCTGAAGAATTCAGCTCGCTGGAAGAAGTGGCCTATGTCGATCTTGATGAATTGCTGGCCATTAACGGGTTTGACGAAGACACTGCAAACGAATTGCAGACCCGTGCGCGCGAAAAACTGGAAGCGATTGCAACTGCTGCGCTGGAAAATGCACGCGCCCTTGGGGTTGACGACAGCCTGATCGGGTTTGAGGGTCTGACCCCGCAGATGGTCGAGGCACTGGCCAAGGACGGCATCAAGACACTGGAAGATTTTGCAACCTGCGCCGACTGGGAACTTGCAGGCGGCTGGACAACCGTGGACGGCGCGCGTGTCAAGGATGAAGGGTTGCTGGAAGCCTTTGACATGAGCCTTGAAGAAGCGCAGCATCTTGTCATGACCGCGCGTGTCATGCTGGGCTGGGTTGATCCGTCTGAACTGGAACCCGCTGAAGAAGATGCGGACGTCGCAGATACCGAAACTGCGGACGAAGACAGCTAA
- the rimP gene encoding ribosome maturation factor RimP, whose amino-acid sequence MSDLIAKTTLDQRVAAIVAPVIEGLGFELVRLRVMSGKTPTLQIMADRPEGGIEVEDCARISTAVSAVLDVEDPLDDAYTLEVSSPGIDRPLTRLKDFDVWNGYEARLETTELIDGRRRFKGVLAGVEGEEVLIEIEEHGEQLTIGLQFDWLSEAKLVLTDELIAEMLRTRKDSGAIDESKFDQIETDAPDTGADQEEH is encoded by the coding sequence ATGAGCGACCTGATCGCCAAAACCACATTGGACCAGCGTGTTGCTGCCATCGTCGCCCCTGTCATCGAAGGACTGGGGTTCGAACTCGTGCGGTTGCGCGTGATGTCAGGCAAGACGCCAACACTGCAAATCATGGCCGACCGTCCCGAAGGCGGGATAGAGGTTGAGGATTGCGCCAGAATTTCGACCGCCGTTTCCGCCGTTCTGGATGTCGAAGACCCGCTGGACGATGCCTACACGCTGGAAGTGTCCAGCCCCGGCATTGACCGCCCCCTGACCCGGTTGAAGGATTTCGACGTCTGGAACGGGTATGAGGCGCGTCTGGAAACCACGGAACTGATTGACGGACGCCGCCGCTTCAAGGGCGTTCTTGCCGGTGTCGAAGGCGAAGAGGTTCTGATAGAAATCGAAGAACATGGCGAGCAACTTACCATCGGGCTGCAATTTGACTGGCTGTCAGAAGCGAAACTGGTGCTGACCGATGAACTGATCGCCGAAATGTTGCGCACACGCAAAGACAGCGGCGCCATTGACGAAAGCAAGTTTGACCAGATCGAAACGGACGCGCCCGACACCGGTGCGGACCAAGAGGAGCACTGA
- the pip gene encoding prolyl aminopeptidase has product MDKSAGHDTAVSGLYPIPEPFDQRMLDVGHGHQVYVEQCGHSDGIPVVVLHGGPGGGCSPAMRRFFDPRTYRAVLFDQRGCGRSKPAASIEHNTTQHLIADIEQIRQTLGIKRWVVFGGSWGATLALAYAQAHPESVAYLVLRGVFTGTQAELDWFYGGGAGRFFPELWAQFTRLIPPDEQHDLIGAYGKRLFSGDRQTEDRFARAWTRWENALASIQTRGLGGADAPSTYARAFARLENHYFRNGCFLGEGQALMNGLDRMRHIPGTIVQGRYDMICPPNTAWELHAAWGMSRLEMVPVAGHALSEPGISAELLRVMNHLRHDTHRLNL; this is encoded by the coding sequence ATGGATAAGTCTGCCGGACATGACACCGCAGTTTCGGGTCTTTACCCGATACCCGAACCATTCGACCAGCGCATGCTTGATGTGGGGCATGGGCATCAGGTCTATGTTGAACAATGCGGCCATTCCGATGGCATTCCCGTCGTTGTTCTGCATGGCGGGCCGGGCGGCGGATGCAGCCCCGCAATGCGGCGGTTTTTCGATCCGCGGACCTATCGCGCCGTCTTGTTCGATCAACGCGGATGCGGCCGGTCAAAACCGGCAGCCAGCATCGAGCACAACACAACACAGCACCTGATTGCCGATATTGAACAGATTCGCCAGACGCTGGGAATCAAGCGTTGGGTCGTGTTCGGCGGCAGTTGGGGGGCAACATTGGCGCTGGCCTATGCGCAGGCCCATCCCGAAAGTGTGGCCTATCTGGTGTTGCGCGGCGTGTTTACCGGCACACAGGCCGAACTGGACTGGTTTTATGGCGGCGGTGCCGGTCGCTTCTTTCCCGAACTATGGGCGCAATTTACCCGGTTGATTCCGCCGGATGAGCAGCATGATCTGATCGGCGCCTATGGCAAGCGGCTGTTCAGCGGGGACCGCCAGACCGAAGACCGTTTTGCCCGCGCATGGACACGCTGGGAAAACGCGCTGGCATCCATTCAGACGCGCGGGCTTGGCGGTGCCGATGCGCCCAGCACCTATGCCCGTGCTTTCGCGCGACTGGAAAACCATTATTTCCGCAACGGGTGCTTTCTGGGCGAAGGGCAGGCATTGATGAACGGGCTGGACCGCATGCGCCACATTCCCGGAACCATCGTTCAGGGCCGCTATGACATGATCTGCCCGCCGAATACGGCATGGGAATTGCATGCTGCATGGGGCATGTCGCGGCTGGAAATGGTGCCAGTGGCAGGGCACGCCCTGTCCGAACCGGGGATCAGTGCGGAACTTCTGCGCGTGATGAACCACCTGCGACACGACACGCACCGCCTGAACCTTTAG